The stretch of DNA CGGACCACCTCGTGGTCGTCCACCAGGAACACCTTGATCGGCTGCGTGGCAGCACCGGACGCCATACGGCTCCCCTCTCCGGTCCGCTGGGGGCGCCGGCGGCGGCCCGCCGACGGCATCGACGCAAACGACGTTAATACCCCGCGGGTGCACGCCGGACGCCGAACGGCACCAATGCCCTGGGGCCAAGGTCCCGATCGGGGCATCCGCACACCGATCGCCCGGTCGGCGCCACCGCCGGACGGGGCGACCGGATCCGGACACGGCGGGAGCGGATGCTCCCGCCGGCGCCGGCCGGCCGCATGCCCGGCGGCCTCTCAGCCGGCGCCCTGCGCCTTGTGCGCGGTGACCCGGTGCGCCACCGCGCCCGCGGCCAGCAGCACCGCCGGGAAGACCAGCAGCAGGCCGAAGCCGGCCAGCACGACCAGCGCCGGGAGCGCGGCCAGCACCGCGAGCGCCCGCTGCCACCAGGCCCGGAAGACCGCCCCGTAGGCCAGGGCGGACAGGATGTAGCCGACCAGGAAGTTCACGCTGGACAGCCGGAAGACCTGGTCCAGGGTGAGCAGCCCGGCGCCGTACCCCAGCACCACGCCGCCGAACATCAGCACCGCCACCAGGATGGCCGGCACCGGTGCGCCGTTGGCCGGGTTCACCCGGGCCGCGGCGAACGGCAGCAGCCGCTCGCGCGCGGTCGCGAACACGATCCGCGAGGTGGCCCAGGTGCCGCCCATCAGGGTCGCGAAGATGATGAGCGCGCCGAGCAGCCCCGCGGCCAGCCCGGCGGAGTCGCCGAGCACCCGGCTGAGCACCGCCACCACCGGCGCCGTCCCGGTCAGCGGGTCCTCCGGGTCCAGCGAGATCTGCACCGCCGCGGCCACGCCGACGTAGAGCACGATCATGATCAGGAACGAGGCGCCGACCACGATGGGCAGGTCCCGGCGCGGGTTGCGGTACTCCTCCGTGGTGGAGGCCACCAGCTCCCAGCCGGTGAACGCGAAGAAGACCAGGCCGATCGCGGGCACCACGGCCAGCGGGTCGGAGGGCAGGGTGATGGCGCCCTCCGGCTCGTACCCGGGCGCGGCGAACGGCACCACCGCCACCAGGGCGATGAGCAGCACCAGCAGCGCGGTCACCACGGTCTGCAGCCCGGAGGCCAGCTGGGCGCCCTGCGCGTTGAGCAGCCCGACCACGATCAGGTACACCACCGCGGCGGGCAGCGCCCAGCCGGCCGACCCGAGCAGCGAGGCGACGTAGTTCGCCCCGGTGAGCGCCATCGCGGCGCCGCCGAAGGCGGTCGCGCCGAGCAGCACGTAGGCGACCGGGCCCGCCCCGGCGCGGCCGAAGCCGGCCCGGAGGAACCCGATCACCCCGCCGGCGTTC from Nocardiopsis composta encodes:
- a CDS encoding APC family permease, whose translation is MAETGERSAGELHKTLSVSRGVGVAVSMVVGSGLLVLPGLAFTQFGDAAVFAWIAAAVVMLPLLLVFARLGAHFPNAGGVIGFLRAGFGRAGAGPVAYVLLGATAFGGAAMALTGANYVASLLGSAGWALPAAVVYLIVVGLLNAQGAQLASGLQTVVTALLVLLIALVAVVPFAAPGYEPEGAITLPSDPLAVVPAIGLVFFAFTGWELVASTTEEYRNPRRDLPIVVGASFLIMIVLYVGVAAAVQISLDPEDPLTGTAPVVAVLSRVLGDSAGLAAGLLGALIIFATLMGGTWATSRIVFATARERLLPFAAARVNPANGAPVPAILVAVLMFGGVVLGYGAGLLTLDQVFRLSSVNFLVGYILSALAYGAVFRAWWQRALAVLAALPALVVLAGFGLLLVFPAVLLAAGAVAHRVTAHKAQGAG